The Branchiostoma floridae strain S238N-H82 chromosome 1, Bfl_VNyyK, whole genome shotgun sequence sequence CCAGTTCAAGTGATCAACAGAAATTATTTGTCATCCATACAGATTGGTTGTTTAAAGACTAGTTCTTACTGAGTTGAACATACTATTCTATACATGTGATAATGTGTACAGACGTGTTGTATAGTTTACAGTCTCTTCATGAATCAACAAacacaactacaacagggaggATACACATGGGAGAATGTGCAGTTCACGAGAAGTTTGGCATGTGTACTTCCTGTACATGAGGAGAGTCAATAATATGCTTCACTGGCATATCATTTTCGAGTCTTCAGATTATTACCTTGTCTTAGACGTTGTGAGTGTCCACAGGAGGTGGTGTTGGCGGTCTTTAGGACTGGAGCGTTGAGGCAGTTGTGGAATACTGTGGCACGTACCCTGAGAAGTAGCCCGTGGCGGGTTCTGTGGATGCCGGAGTTTCCATTTCTTGCTTGGGCACGACGCTGGGGTTGGTGTTGTACATAGAGGCATAGCCCGAGTACTGCATGGGGTCGTACCCCTTCAGTTCGGTCAGTTTGTGGTCTTGGGAGATGATAGAGTTGATGGAGAACGGGTGGTGGAAGGACGGGTGGACAGACGTCTTGATATGATCGGTGCTGTACATGGACATGGCGGCGGACATGGGGGAGGTCTGCGGGATGGGGCGCGTGGGGTAGCCGAGCTGGTCCTGGGGATGCTGCGATTGCACGGGCACGGCGGTGGGCGCCAGGGGCTTGGGCTGGGTGAGCTGTGTCAGGGTCGGCGAGGGTGTCTGGGTGGTGACGGTCATGGGCGAGGAGCTCACGTGGGTACTTTCTGGAGTCGGGCTGTTGTGGACCGGCGTGTTGGCCTGTGGCGGCGGCTGCTGCCCGGCAGGTGCGCCGGACAGAACCTCCTCGTTCTCTGCCTTCTGCTCGGCCTTCAGCGCTGCTTTTCTCTCGCACTTGAAGCGCTTCTGTCTCCGCAGGTAGCAGCCGTTTTCGAACATACTGTGAGCATTCGGGTGCAGCGTCCAGTAGCTGCCCTTGCCCGGACGGTCGGGGGTGCGCTGGACTTTAACGAAACAGTCGTTGAAGGACAGACTGTGTCTGATGGAGTTCTGCCAACGCTGCTGGTTCTGTCGGTAGAACGGGAACAAGTCCATGATGAATTGGTAAATCTCACTAAGCGTCACCATCTTGTTGGGAGAACTTTGAACAGCCATGGTGATGAGTGCGATGTAGGAGTACGGCGGCTTGGCGTGTGTGTAGCTGCGGCGGTACTGCTTCTGTCGGTTCAGCACGTCTTCCCTCGTCAGGTTCATATTGACGCCGTTGACGCTGCCCTGCATGCTCATGGGGCTCATACTCTGTCCGGGGTGCGCCATCCCGACCCCCAGGCTGTTGGCTAGGCCGGGGTGCTGGGCGCCCATCGTGGACATGGTGGTGAGCTGACTCCCGGGGACACTGTTCATCCCCATGGTGGTCATGCTGGTGTGGGAGGGCGGTATGGTGCCCATCCCTACCCCGTTCATGCCGGTGCTGTAAGACGAGCCAAGAGTGGTCATGCTCTGCGTCACGGAGTAGCCCGAAGACGTGTAGCTGCTCGGGCTGTAGGAGTTCCCGGTGGTCATGGCAGTCATGGCCTGCATGCTGCTGGGAGAGCCGCCCTGGGCTTCGTAGGCCGACTTCGGTGAAAGCATCATCTCTGTACTGAGGAAACGAAGTTTGTCTTCCGTGTTTTCTGTTGTGGTCGTCACGCTGCAGCGCTCGCGAGGGGAACACCGTCCGATTACACGGAGCGCAAACAAGAAATGAGCGGGGTCAACTTCTGAGCAAATTGGCTAACGCCAACAGATTGGCTGGCCCCGCCCCGCGATTGTCTCCGTGCAAATGAGACTGCGCGACAGGCCCGGAATATTGACACGTCCGACCTCGCTAAGCCCCGCCTCTTCTCCCTATAAGTCATTTTATTAAAAGTTTGTTGGTGAACCATTAGAGGCCGTCCATCCTTTAGTGCCCTTACAAACAATGCAGGTAAAACATGGTCAAAGCAAACATCGTTATATCGATACCCCTTGTGCTGTTTCAAAACTTTTAAACCTAATACCGCTCCGGGAAAGTTCAACCGCAGAAGGCGCTTCTTTTTAAGGGTAACGAAGCGAGCCGTGTGAGTCAGCGGGCCCTTGTTGATAAATTTTGTCTTCCTGAATGTACTGTTTGACGTCAGAGCTATTGTGGAGCTGTCGAAACGTGGGTGACTCGTACGGCTTTAGAATTCTTTAGGCGGGTGCGGGTCTCCTAGAACACTCGTGCTCTGGTGGACGGTCCGTGTTAGTTCGGTCCTGTTATTATGATTAAAAATAAGGCCCATCACAAAACTAGCGACGATAAGTCGGGGTGATCAGGCTGACGCTGGTCTCACGTCGGGCCGATTTACGGGATAGACTAGCACGTAGGTGTGACTCAGCAGTGCCGCCAAACTCCCACTATTCTTCTCCGTACACCTGCCATGTGGAGCGAGGCAAGTCTCCAGGATTATACCCCCCACCCTGACTCACAACAACGCTGCTCGTGAATTGTCCTGCGGATTTATTCTTTCAGGTCAATCAGCATCGAATGAGGGTAGTTAGCCACACTTTAAACCATAAAAGTTTTACTCGGG is a genomic window containing:
- the LOC118421401 gene encoding forkhead box protein A2-like, translated to MMLSPKSAYEAQGGSPSSMQAMTAMTTGNSYSPSSYTSSGYSVTQSMTTLGSSYSTGMNGVGMGTIPPSHTSMTTMGMNSVPGSQLTTMSTMGAQHPGLANSLGVGMAHPGQSMSPMSMQGSVNGVNMNLTREDVLNRQKQYRRSYTHAKPPYSYIALITMAVQSSPNKMVTLSEIYQFIMDLFPFYRQNQQRWQNSIRHSLSFNDCFVKVQRTPDRPGKGSYWTLHPNAHSMFENGCYLRRQKRFKCERKAALKAEQKAENEEVLSGAPAGQQPPPQANTPVHNSPTPESTHVSSSPMTVTTQTPSPTLTQLTQPKPLAPTAVPVQSQHPQDQLGYPTRPIPQTSPMSAAMSMYSTDHIKTSVHPSFHHPFSINSIISQDHKLTELKGYDPMQYSGYASMYNTNPSVVPKQEMETPASTEPATGYFSGYVPQYSTTASTLQS